The Synchiropus splendidus isolate RoL2022-P1 chromosome 1, RoL_Sspl_1.0, whole genome shotgun sequence genome includes a window with the following:
- the timm13 gene encoding mitochondrial import inner membrane translocase subunit Tim13, with protein sequence MDGFGSSDFSAGGSGGKMDAGTIMEQVKVQIAVANAQELLQRMTDKCFKKCIGKPGTSLDNSEQKCIAMCMDRYMDAWNTVSRTYNSRLQRERARM encoded by the exons ATGGACGGGTTCGGCTCCTCTGACTTCTCTGCTGGAGGTTCGGGAGGTAAAATGGACGCGGGGACGATTATGGAGCAAGTCAAAGTTCAAATCGCGGTGGCTAACGctcaggagctgctgcag AGAATGACAGACAAGTGCTTCAAGAAGTGTATAGGGAAACCTGGAACCTCGCTGGACAACTCAGAGCAG AAGTGCATTGCGATGTGTATGGACCGCTACATGGACGCCTGGAATACTGTGTCGCGCACGTATAACTCCAGACTACAGAGGGAAAGGGCTCGCATGTAA